Proteins from one Thermoanaerobacterales bacterium genomic window:
- a CDS encoding ubiquitin-like domain-containing protein, producing the protein MKRVRPRGVSGRRRYPERRTLLPRALALAALLVMLVGLAGWAWAKKNVTVTDGDRSWRVVTYRDTVAGVLAECGLRLGPHDTVSPAPEEKLRDGARIRVLRAVPVAVRVDGQTRRLLTAAGSVGEVLRGCGITLGRYDFVEPDSVSPVRAGMTIKVTRVDLRVEERRVPVPYRVVRRPDGHLARGLYQVIRPGRTGEELQRWEIVCHDGEPVHERLVDRRTLSAPRHQVVAMGVAGTVSRGGRIIHFREARDMRATAYTYTGNNCATGVAPAPGIVAVDPQVIPLGTGLYIEGYGYARAMDTGGAVKGQTVDVFFTTRDAALQWGVRQVRVYVLE; encoded by the coding sequence GTGAAGCGCGTCCGCCCGAGGGGCGTATCCGGCCGCCGGCGGTACCCCGAACGGCGCACCCTCCTGCCGCGGGCCTTGGCCCTGGCGGCGCTGCTCGTAATGTTGGTGGGCCTGGCGGGCTGGGCTTGGGCGAAAAAGAACGTCACGGTCACCGACGGGGACCGCTCGTGGCGCGTGGTCACCTACCGGGACACCGTGGCCGGAGTGTTGGCCGAGTGCGGACTGCGCCTGGGCCCCCACGACACCGTCTCCCCCGCGCCGGAGGAAAAACTGCGGGACGGTGCCCGGATCAGGGTTCTGCGCGCCGTCCCGGTCGCGGTGCGGGTTGACGGGCAAACGCGGCGCCTCCTGACGGCGGCCGGGAGCGTCGGCGAGGTGCTCCGGGGCTGCGGCATTACCCTGGGGCGGTATGACTTCGTCGAACCGGATTCGGTCTCGCCGGTGCGGGCGGGGATGACGATCAAGGTCACCAGGGTGGACTTAAGGGTTGAGGAACGGCGGGTGCCGGTCCCCTACCGCGTCGTCCGGCGCCCGGACGGGCACCTGGCGCGGGGGCTCTACCAGGTGATCCGCCCGGGACGCACCGGAGAGGAACTGCAGCGGTGGGAGATCGTGTGCCACGACGGGGAACCCGTCCACGAGCGGCTGGTTGACCGGCGTACGCTGAGCGCTCCGCGGCATCAGGTGGTGGCGATGGGCGTGGCCGGCACGGTCTCCCGCGGCGGCCGGATCATCCACTTCCGGGAGGCCCGCGACATGCGCGCCACGGCCTACACCTACACCGGCAACAACTGCGCTACCGGCGTCGCCCCGGCGCCGGGCATCGTGGCCGTGGACCCGCAAGTGATCCCCCTGGGAACCGGGCTATACATCGAAGGCTACGGTTATGCCCGGGCCATGGACACCGGCGGGGCCGTCAAGGGGCAAACGGTGGATGTCTTCTTCACCACCCGGGATGCCGCCCTGCAGTGGGGCGTCAGGCAGGTCCGGGTCTACGTTTTGGAGTAG
- the rsmA gene encoding 16S rRNA (adenine(1518)-N(6)/adenine(1519)-N(6))-dimethyltransferase RsmA has translation MSDEVLSPTRARALLARHGLRPKKALGQNYLVNAGVLDKVVAAVDVRPGETVIEIGPGLGALTRRLADAGARVIALELDRDLLPVLAETLGDRPGVEVVAADATRIDFGALLRERGLEGPYKVAANLPYYVTTPIIIRLLEASPAPRRAVVMVQKEVAERLVASPGTKAYGALSVLVQFYTEPSLVCRVSPGSFFPPPAVDSAVVALARRARPAVDVPDPAAFFRLVRAAFGQRRKVLPKALEGAGLGGRETWARLMRREGLDPGRRGETLSLEEFGRLVRAWFALQGGKAVL, from the coding sequence ATGTCCGACGAAGTACTGTCGCCGACCAGGGCACGCGCCCTTCTGGCGCGTCACGGCCTGCGCCCGAAGAAGGCCCTCGGCCAGAACTACCTGGTCAATGCCGGGGTGTTGGACAAGGTCGTGGCGGCGGTGGATGTGCGGCCGGGGGAGACGGTGATCGAGATCGGTCCCGGGCTGGGGGCCCTTACCCGGCGCCTGGCCGACGCCGGCGCGCGGGTCATCGCCCTGGAGCTGGACCGTGACCTTCTGCCGGTGCTGGCCGAGACCCTGGGGGACAGGCCGGGGGTGGAAGTGGTCGCCGCCGACGCCACCCGGATCGACTTCGGTGCCCTGTTGCGCGAGCGGGGCCTGGAAGGGCCGTACAAGGTGGCGGCCAACCTGCCCTATTACGTGACCACGCCGATCATCATCCGTTTGCTGGAGGCCTCGCCGGCGCCCCGGCGCGCGGTGGTCATGGTCCAGAAGGAGGTCGCCGAACGGCTGGTCGCCTCCCCGGGGACGAAGGCCTACGGCGCCCTGAGCGTCCTGGTGCAGTTCTACACCGAGCCGTCCCTGGTCTGCCGGGTGTCGCCGGGGAGCTTCTTCCCGCCCCCGGCGGTTGATTCGGCCGTCGTCGCCCTGGCCCGCCGGGCACGCCCGGCGGTGGACGTGCCCGACCCCGCGGCTTTCTTCCGCCTGGTCCGGGCGGCCTTCGGGCAACGGCGGAAGGTCCTGCCCAAGGCGCTGGAGGGGGCGGGCCTGGGCGGCCGTGAAACGTGGGCGCGGCTGATGCGCCGGGAGGGCCTGGATCCCGGACGCCGCGGCGAAACGCTTTCCCTGGAGGAGTTTGGCCGGCTGGTCCGGGCGTGGTTTGCGTTACAAGGAGGGAAAGCGGTGTTATAA